The proteins below are encoded in one region of Roseovarius bejariae:
- a CDS encoding glutamate-5-semialdehyde dehydrogenase, with product MKDLENIPALMAEIGKRARAASAELAVATAEVKRSALEAAADAVWARRAEIIEANAKDLEFGRDKGLSDAMMDRLLLNEERIQGICDGLRAVAAQDDPVGEVLAEWDMDSGLHIRRVRTPLGVIGVIYESRPNVTADAGALCLKSGNAVILRGGSESFHSSGAIHACLVEGLTSVGLPADAVQLVPTRDRAAVSEMLRMIDYIDVIVPRGGKGLVGLVQREARVPVFAHLEGIVHIYIDKAADPEKALRVVMNAKTRRTGICGAAECLLIHKDVVDTIGQGIIRALIDAGVEVRADATLQAIQGTQAASESDWGCEYLDKIIAARMVDDIGAAIDHIRTHHSQHTDCIITEDDAAADQFFTRLDSAILMRNASTQFADGGEFGMGAEIGIATGKMHARGPVGAAQLTSFKYLVEGDGAVRG from the coding sequence ATGAAAGACCTTGAAAACATTCCCGCCCTGATGGCCGAGATCGGCAAACGGGCGCGCGCGGCCTCGGCGGAGCTTGCCGTGGCCACGGCAGAGGTAAAGCGATCCGCGCTTGAGGCTGCGGCGGATGCCGTCTGGGCGCGCCGGGCCGAGATCATCGAGGCCAACGCCAAGGATCTGGAGTTTGGCCGTGACAAGGGCCTCTCGGATGCGATGATGGATCGCCTTCTGCTTAACGAGGAGCGTATTCAGGGCATTTGTGATGGCCTGCGGGCCGTGGCAGCACAGGATGACCCCGTCGGCGAGGTTCTGGCCGAGTGGGACATGGACAGCGGGTTGCATATCCGTCGTGTACGCACGCCGCTTGGCGTCATCGGCGTGATTTACGAGAGTCGCCCGAATGTGACCGCCGACGCCGGGGCGCTGTGCCTCAAGTCGGGCAACGCGGTGATCCTGCGCGGCGGGTCGGAAAGCTTCCATTCCTCAGGCGCGATCCACGCCTGCCTGGTCGAGGGGCTGACATCGGTGGGCCTGCCCGCGGATGCGGTGCAACTGGTGCCCACCCGCGACCGCGCGGCGGTAAGTGAGATGCTGCGCATGATCGATTATATCGACGTGATCGTCCCCCGTGGCGGCAAGGGCCTCGTGGGACTGGTGCAGCGCGAGGCGCGGGTGCCGGTCTTTGCCCATCTCGAAGGCATCGTGCATATCTATATCGACAAAGCGGCGGACCCTGAAAAGGCGCTGCGCGTGGTGATGAATGCCAAGACACGGCGCACCGGGATTTGCGGCGCGGCGGAATGCCTTTTGATCCACAAGGATGTCGTGGACACCATCGGGCAGGGGATTATCCGGGCGCTGATTGATGCGGGCGTAGAAGTGCGCGCCGATGCCACTTTGCAAGCGATCCAGGGCACCCAAGCCGCAAGCGAAAGCGATTGGGGCTGTGAATACCTAGATAAGATCATCGCAGCACGTATGGTCGATGATATCGGCGCGGCCATCGATCATATCCGCACCCATCATTCCCAGCACACCGATTGCATCATCACCGAGGATGACGCCGCCGCCGATCAGTTCTTTACCCGGCTCGACAGTGCGATCCTGATGCGCAATGCCTCGACCCAGTTTGCCGATGGCGGCGAATTCGGCATGGGGGCCGAGATCGGCATCGCCACCGGCAAGATGCATGCCCGCGGCCCGGTGGGGGCTGCGCAATTGACCAGTTTCAAATATCTGGTCGAAGGTGACGGGGCGGTTCGGGGTTAA
- a CDS encoding LysE family translocator: MGVAVISFLAFAASQVGTPGPANMALLATGARFGFRAALPFVGGVALGKQLIIWPVGFGLMELAAQVPWLFAGLKYASAAYIFWLAWKVANLRMDHGQEVERVPGFAAGLIVHPLNPKAWAMIVAGFTNFVGPGTPALQATMVIAAGLLGLQLLLHPVWTFAGDRIAKTVAGTPAEKYLMWTLAGLTVASVLFVLFGGGQA; encoded by the coding sequence ATGGGCGTTGCCGTGATCAGTTTTCTGGCCTTCGCTGCCAGTCAGGTGGGCACACCGGGGCCCGCGAACATGGCGCTTCTGGCCACTGGCGCGCGCTTTGGCTTTCGCGCGGCCTTGCCCTTTGTGGGCGGGGTGGCGCTTGGCAAGCAGTTGATCATCTGGCCCGTGGGCTTTGGCCTTATGGAACTGGCGGCGCAGGTGCCCTGGCTGTTTGCGGGCCTGAAATATGCTTCGGCGGCCTATATCTTTTGGCTGGCGTGGAAAGTGGCCAACCTGCGGATGGACCACGGGCAAGAAGTGGAACGCGTTCCGGGGTTTGCCGCGGGGTTGATCGTGCATCCGCTCAATCCCAAGGCCTGGGCGATGATCGTGGCAGGGTTCACCAATTTCGTGGGGCCGGGCACGCCCGCGCTTCAGGCGACGATGGTGATCGCGGCGGGGCTTCTGGGGCTGCAATTGTTGTTGCATCCGGTCTGGACCTTTGCCGGCGACCGGATCGCCAAGACGGTTGCAGGAACGCCTGCCGAGAAATACCTGATGTGGACCTTGGCGGGCCTGACCGTCGCCTCGGTTCTGTTCGTGCTGTTTGGAGGAGGACAGGCATGA
- a CDS encoding thiamine phosphate synthase, whose protein sequence is MAQDEQPQIYLITPPEIELSRFPNVLASVLDAHEVACVRLALSTHDEDAICRAADACREVTHARDIALVIESHILLVDRLGLDGVHLGDAARSVRKARKELGNDAIVGAFCGASQHDGMSAGEAGADYISFGPVGATALGDGEQAPADLFEWWSQMIELPVVAEGALDEGLIRRLAPVTDFFGVGDEIWQAKDPAARLGELRAAMES, encoded by the coding sequence ATGGCACAGGATGAGCAGCCGCAAATCTATCTGATCACACCGCCGGAGATCGAATTATCGCGCTTCCCCAATGTCTTGGCGAGCGTTCTTGACGCGCATGAGGTGGCCTGCGTGCGTCTTGCCCTCTCGACTCATGACGAAGACGCGATTTGTCGTGCCGCCGACGCCTGCCGCGAGGTGACCCATGCCCGCGACATCGCCTTGGTGATCGAAAGCCACATTCTGCTGGTGGATCGTCTGGGCCTTGATGGCGTGCATCTTGGGGATGCCGCGCGGTCCGTCCGCAAGGCGCGCAAGGAACTGGGCAACGACGCCATCGTCGGCGCCTTCTGCGGTGCATCGCAGCACGACGGCATGAGTGCCGGTGAGGCCGGTGCCGATTACATCAGCTTCGGCCCCGTGGGCGCCACGGCCCTTGGCGACGGCGAACAGGCCCCGGCGGATCTGTTCGAATGGTGGAGCCAGATGATCGAACTCCCCGTCGTCGCCGAAGGCGCTTTGGACGAGGGCCTCATCCGCCGCCTCGCCCCGGTCACGGATTTCTTCGGGGTGGGCGATGAAATCTGGCAGGCAAAGGACCCCGCCGCCCGCTTGGGAGAGCTACGCGCAGCCATGGAAAGCTAA
- the proB gene encoding glutamate 5-kinase, whose protein sequence is MAALSEASRVVIKIGSALLVDRDSGDLRAKWLRALADDVAWLRGQGVDVILVSSGSIALGRGALGLPMTELTLEQSQAAAAVGQIELARAYAEALAGHGLRAAQVLVTLEDSADRRRYLNSRATLEQLLRLGAVPIVNENDTVATDEIRYGDNDRMAAQVAVTAGADQLILLSDVDGLYSANPVHDPTARRFDEIEEITPEIEAMAGDAGSGLSKGGMKTKVMAAKTATAAGCDMAITEGSVLHPVRALDDGAPATWFRAQGDPQQKRKAWIAAMKPRGRVVVDAGAAKALLRGSSLLPAGVTTVEGRFERGDPLEIADDTGRVLGQGLTRYDASDAGKIRGLRSAAIEDVLGYPGRGPLIHRDDMAM, encoded by the coding sequence GTGGCAGCCCTGAGCGAAGCCAGCCGCGTTGTCATCAAGATCGGATCGGCCCTTCTGGTCGACCGGGACAGTGGCGATTTGCGGGCCAAATGGTTGCGGGCCCTGGCCGATGATGTCGCGTGGCTGCGCGGGCAGGGGGTTGACGTGATCCTTGTCTCCTCGGGCTCCATCGCGCTTGGGCGCGGGGCGCTTGGCCTGCCCATGACCGAACTCACGCTGGAGCAATCGCAGGCGGCAGCGGCCGTGGGACAGATCGAATTGGCCCGCGCCTATGCCGAGGCTTTGGCCGGGCACGGGTTGCGGGCGGCGCAGGTTCTGGTGACGCTGGAAGACAGCGCCGACAGGCGCCGCTACCTTAACTCACGCGCTACGCTGGAGCAGCTTTTGCGATTGGGTGCAGTGCCCATCGTGAACGAGAACGATACTGTTGCCACCGATGAAATCCGTTACGGCGACAACGACAGGATGGCGGCGCAGGTGGCGGTGACGGCGGGGGCCGATCAACTGATCCTTCTGTCGGATGTGGATGGGCTCTATTCTGCCAATCCTGTGCATGACCCAACCGCCCGCCGGTTTGACGAGATCGAGGAGATCACACCCGAGATCGAGGCCATGGCCGGGGACGCCGGGTCGGGCCTGTCCAAAGGGGGCATGAAAACCAAGGTCATGGCGGCGAAAACCGCCACGGCGGCGGGCTGTGACATGGCAATCACCGAAGGGTCGGTCCTGCATCCGGTGCGCGCACTTGACGATGGTGCGCCTGCCACGTGGTTCCGTGCGCAGGGCGACCCGCAACAAAAGCGCAAGGCCTGGATCGCGGCGATGAAACCACGGGGCCGGGTCGTGGTGGATGCCGGGGCGGCCAAGGCCCTTCTGCGTGGCAGTAGCCTTCTGCCTGCCGGGGTGACCACTGTCGAAGGCCGGTTCGAACGTGGTGATCCGCTGGAAATCGCCGATGACACGGGCCGCGTTCTCGGGCAGGGCCTGACGCGCTATGATGCCTCGGATGCCGGAAAAATCCGTGGGCTTCGGAGTGCCGCAATCGAGGATGTTCTGGGGTATCCGGGGCGTGGGCCGCTGATCCACCGGGATGATATGGCGATGTAG
- the obgE gene encoding GTPase ObgE — translation MKFLDLAKVYIRSGAGGGGCVSFRREKYIEFGGPDGGDGGGGGSVYAEAVEGLNTLIDFRYQQHFFAKNGQPGMGKQRTGKDGDDIVLRVPVGTEILDEDQETVIADMTEVGQRVELARGGNGGWGNLHFKSSTNQAPRRANPGQPGVERTLWLRLKLIADVGLLGLPNAGKSTFLAATSNARPKIADYPFTTLHPNLGVVGVDEVEFVVADIPGLIDGASEGRGLGDLFLGHVERCAVLLHLVDGTSETVAEDYRTIVHELEAYGGELADKPRVTVLNKVDALDDERRNEAKAELESACGCAVYEMSGAAKLGVIDVLRALRAEIDDNRLRLKAQDDEPEPWQP, via the coding sequence ATGAAATTTCTCGATCTTGCAAAGGTCTATATTCGCTCAGGGGCAGGTGGCGGCGGTTGCGTCAGCTTCCGGCGTGAGAAATACATCGAATTCGGTGGCCCCGACGGCGGAGACGGCGGTGGCGGCGGCTCGGTCTATGCCGAGGCGGTCGAGGGGCTGAACACGCTGATCGACTTCCGCTATCAGCAGCACTTTTTCGCCAAGAACGGCCAACCCGGCATGGGCAAACAGCGCACCGGCAAGGATGGCGACGACATCGTGCTGCGCGTGCCGGTCGGGACCGAGATCCTCGATGAAGATCAGGAAACCGTGATCGCCGACATGACCGAGGTGGGCCAGCGTGTGGAACTGGCCCGCGGCGGCAATGGCGGCTGGGGCAACCTGCATTTCAAGTCGTCCACCAACCAGGCCCCGCGCCGAGCCAACCCCGGCCAACCGGGGGTGGAACGCACGCTCTGGCTACGGCTCAAGCTGATTGCCGACGTGGGTCTTCTGGGCCTGCCCAATGCGGGCAAATCGACCTTCCTTGCCGCCACCTCGAACGCGCGGCCCAAGATCGCCGATTATCCCTTTACCACGCTGCATCCCAACCTTGGGGTTGTCGGTGTCGATGAGGTGGAATTCGTCGTGGCCGACATTCCCGGCCTGATTGACGGCGCCAGCGAGGGCAGGGGCCTTGGCGACCTTTTCCTTGGTCATGTCGAACGCTGCGCGGTTCTGCTGCATCTGGTCGACGGCACCTCCGAGACCGTGGCCGAGGATTATCGGACCATTGTTCACGAACTCGAAGCCTATGGCGGCGAACTGGCCGATAAGCCGCGGGTGACCGTCCTCAACAAGGTGGATGCCCTCGACGATGAAAGGCGCAACGAGGCCAAGGCCGAGCTTGAATCGGCCTGTGGCTGTGCGGTGTATGAGATGTCGGGTGCCGCGAAACTGGGCGTGATCGATGTGCTGCGCGCCCTGCGCGCCGAGATTGACGACAACCGCCTGCGTCTCAAGGCCCAAGACGACGAGCCCGAGCCGTGGCAGCCCTGA
- a CDS encoding 50S ribosomal protein L21, which produces MFAVIKTGGKQYTVQSGDMLRVEKLAADAGEKVQFNEILMLGGDKPVVGAPLVDGAAVQAEVVDQVKGDKVINFVKRRRKHSSKRTVGHRQQLTLLRVTEILEKGADKSGVKAAVGAGSIAAVAAGAAATAKPAKKAEKKAEPKKAEKKAEPKKAAPKKAAKADKGDDLKKLSGVGPALEKKLNEAGVTSFAQIAAWTDADVADMDEKLSFKGRIEREGWIDQAKELTKG; this is translated from the coding sequence ATGTTTGCGGTCATCAAGACCGGTGGCAAGCAATATACGGTGCAGTCGGGTGACATGCTTCGTGTTGAGAAACTTGCAGCGGACGCCGGTGAGAAAGTCCAATTCAACGAAATTCTGATGCTGGGCGGCGACAAGCCGGTCGTGGGCGCGCCTCTGGTTGACGGCGCAGCCGTTCAGGCCGAGGTGGTCGATCAGGTGAAGGGTGACAAGGTCATCAACTTCGTCAAGCGCCGCCGGAAGCACAGCTCGAAGCGTACCGTTGGCCACCGCCAGCAACTGACGCTTCTGCGCGTGACCGAGATCCTTGAAAAAGGTGCCGACAAGTCCGGCGTGAAAGCCGCTGTTGGTGCAGGCTCGATCGCGGCTGTGGCGGCTGGTGCTGCTGCTACTGCGAAACCGGCCAAGAAGGCCGAAAAGAAAGCCGAGCCCAAGAAAGCCGAGAAAAAGGCAGAACCCAAGAAGGCCGCGCCGAAGAAAGCCGCCAAGGCCGACAAGGGCGACGACCTCAAGAAACTGAGCGGCGTTGGCCCGGCGCTTGAGAAGAAACTGAACGAAGCAGGCGTCACCAGCTTTGCCCAGATCGCGGCATGGACGGACGCCGATGTTGCTGATATGGACGAGAAGCTGTCGTTCAAAGGCCGGATCGAGCGCGAAGGCTGGATCGATCAGGCCAAAGAGCTGACTAAAGGTTAA
- a CDS encoding GNAT family N-acetyltransferase, with product MTIESPITQPVIEAERFDLRPLRPSDEGLVELYAGDERVATMTSSIPHPLPPGTIEAFITRALAPDRVEDVWAMDGTKSGGPEVMGVISLKRVEQGQSEVGYWVAPAFWNTGLASAAAEALLQANPHACRTFFASVFQDNPASARVLTNSGFAYLGDAETFSVARGAKVPTWTYSRKVN from the coding sequence ATGACCATTGAATCACCCATCACGCAGCCCGTGATCGAGGCAGAGCGTTTTGACCTGCGGCCTTTGCGCCCCTCGGACGAAGGGCTGGTAGAGCTTTACGCGGGGGATGAACGCGTGGCGACGATGACCTCGTCGATCCCGCACCCCTTGCCGCCCGGGACGATCGAGGCCTTCATTACCCGTGCGCTAGCGCCAGATAGGGTTGAGGATGTCTGGGCCATGGACGGCACGAAATCGGGCGGTCCCGAAGTAATGGGCGTGATCAGCCTGAAACGGGTTGAGCAAGGCCAATCCGAGGTTGGCTACTGGGTGGCGCCGGCGTTTTGGAACACCGGGCTGGCCTCTGCGGCGGCCGAGGCCTTGCTTCAGGCCAATCCTCATGCCTGCCGCACCTTTTTCGCCAGCGTGTTTCAGGATAATCCGGCCTCGGCGCGGGTTTTGACCAACAGCGGATTCGCCTATCTTGGCGATGCCGAAACATTCTCGGTCGCGCGGGGGGCGAAAGTGCCCACCTGGACCTATAGCCGCAAAGTGAATTGA
- a CDS encoding lysophospholipid acyltransferase family protein — translation MSFTWAPDQEPPERPISVAGWGRLVGRGGVLVMAITLGVISMALIRIIEKPLYGLHRPWSPWITQTVCRSAFAILGMRHEVEGERMARPGAVVANHASWLDIFALNARKRIYFVSKSEVAGWPGIGLLAKITGTVFITRDPKHAKVQQMIFEERLLAGHKLLFFPEGTSTDGFRVLPFKSTLFQAFFTPDLRHEMHVQPVTVIYTAPEGEDARFYGWWGDMNFGGHLVKMLAARQHGMVKVVYHQPVRVDSFTNRKALSAHVEEVVRRGMPPERQVTK, via the coding sequence ATGAGCTTTACATGGGCACCCGATCAGGAACCGCCGGAGCGGCCAATATCGGTAGCGGGTTGGGGGCGTCTGGTGGGGCGCGGGGGCGTCCTTGTCATGGCAATCACTTTAGGTGTGATCTCTATGGCATTGATAAGAATAATAGAAAAACCATTGTACGGCTTGCATCGTCCATGGTCGCCCTGGATCACCCAAACGGTCTGTCGAAGTGCTTTCGCGATCCTTGGGATGCGTCATGAGGTGGAAGGTGAACGCATGGCCCGGCCCGGTGCCGTGGTTGCTAACCATGCGTCATGGTTGGATATTTTTGCATTGAACGCCCGGAAAAGAATTTATTTCGTGTCCAAATCCGAAGTGGCCGGTTGGCCGGGGATCGGGCTTCTGGCGAAAATTACCGGGACGGTATTCATTACGCGGGACCCGAAACATGCGAAAGTTCAGCAGATGATCTTTGAGGAACGTTTGCTGGCAGGGCATAAATTGCTGTTCTTTCCAGAAGGAACATCAACGGATGGATTTCGGGTTTTGCCATTTAAATCAACGCTTTTTCAGGCATTCTTCACGCCGGATTTGCGTCATGAAATGCATGTCCAACCCGTCACCGTGATCTATACTGCCCCCGAGGGCGAGGATGCGCGGTTTTATGGCTGGTGGGGCGATATGAATTTCGGCGGTCACTTGGTTAAGATGCTGGCAGCCCGTCAACATGGGATGGTGAAAGTTGTTTACCATCAACCGGTTAGGGTGGATAGCTTCACGAACCGCAAGGCGCTTTCCGCGCATGTGGAAGAGGTGGTACGGCGGGGAATGCCGCCCGAACGGCAAGTCACGAAGTAA
- a CDS encoding histidine phosphotransferase family protein: MGQHIDNLAALIGSRICHDLISPIGAVTNGLELMSMSGGTGPELELVNESAVNANARVRLFRLAFGQAAPDQHCRGEEIAGILGDVYGNSRLTVDWAPPTTLSRPDAQALILALLCCEQAVPHGGTVSLSGLPNGWRVMATGPRLAPDAALWANLSRPFHDSDLTPAHVQFALLPRLLAERGKACTYQITTTAVSLTF, from the coding sequence ATGGGTCAGCATATCGATAATCTCGCCGCTCTGATAGGGTCTCGCATCTGCCATGACCTGATCAGCCCGATAGGTGCGGTGACCAATGGGCTTGAGTTGATGTCCATGTCCGGCGGCACGGGGCCCGAGTTGGAGCTGGTCAATGAAAGCGCGGTAAATGCCAATGCCCGCGTTCGCCTGTTCCGCTTGGCGTTCGGACAGGCAGCGCCCGATCAACACTGCCGTGGCGAGGAAATCGCCGGTATTCTCGGGGATGTCTATGGCAATAGCCGCCTGACCGTGGACTGGGCCCCGCCAACAACGCTTTCACGCCCTGACGCACAGGCGCTTATTCTGGCGCTTTTGTGTTGCGAGCAAGCCGTCCCGCATGGCGGAACGGTTTCTCTGTCGGGGCTGCCGAACGGTTGGCGCGTTATGGCGACCGGCCCACGGCTTGCCCCGGACGCGGCGTTATGGGCGAATCTTAGTCGCCCCTTTCATGACAGCGATCTGACCCCGGCCCATGTTCAATTCGCCCTGTTGCCCCGGCTTTTGGCCGAGCGTGGCAAGGCTTGTACCTATCAAATCACGACCACCGCTGTCAGCCTGACGTTTTAA
- a CDS encoding peptide chain release factor 3 — protein sequence MLDTAHNRPDLPPEIARRRTFAIISHPDAGKTTLTEKFLLYGGAIQMAGQVRAKGEARRTRSDYMQMEKDRGISVSASAMSFDFNDFRFNLVDTPGHSDFSEDTYRTLTAVDAAVMVIDGAKGVESQTRKLFEVCRLRDLPILTFCNKMDRESRDTFEIIDEIQENLAIDVTPASWPIGVGRDFLGCYDMLNDRLELMDRADRNKVAESIKIEGLDDPKLAENIPAHLLEQLREEVEMARELLPTLDPQSVLEGHMTPIWFGSAINSFGVKELMDGIGNYGPEPQPQSASPRQISPEEKKVSGFVFKVQANMDPKHRDRVAFVRMASGHFKRGMKLTHVRTKKPMAVSNPVLFLASDRELAEEAWAGDIIGIPNHGQLRIGDTLTEGEALRVSGIPSFAPELLQTCRAGDPMKAKHLEKALMQFAEEGAAKVFKPAFGSGFIVGVVGALQFEVLASRIEMEYGLPVRFEPSQFTSARWVNGDKLAVDKFIEANKQHISHDHDGDVVYLTRLQWDIDRVERDYPDITLTATKEMMV from the coding sequence ATGTTGGATACCGCCCATAACCGCCCCGATCTGCCGCCCGAAATCGCGCGGCGGCGTACCTTTGCCATCATCAGTCACCCTGATGCGGGCAAAACCACCCTGACGGAAAAATTCCTGCTCTACGGCGGCGCCATCCAGATGGCGGGCCAAGTGCGCGCCAAGGGCGAGGCGCGGCGCACCCGCTCGGACTACATGCAGATGGAGAAGGACCGCGGCATTTCTGTTTCGGCCTCGGCCATGTCCTTTGATTTCAACGACTTCCGCTTCAATCTGGTCGATACGCCCGGCCACTCGGATTTCTCGGAAGACACCTATCGCACGCTGACTGCCGTCGATGCCGCCGTCATGGTGATCGACGGCGCCAAGGGCGTCGAATCCCAGACTCGCAAACTCTTCGAGGTCTGCCGGTTGCGCGATCTGCCGATCCTGACCTTCTGTAACAAGATGGACCGCGAAAGCCGCGACACCTTCGAGATCATCGACGAGATTCAGGAAAATCTCGCGATCGACGTCACCCCCGCCAGTTGGCCCATCGGCGTGGGTCGTGACTTCCTCGGATGCTACGACATGCTCAACGACCGGCTGGAACTGATGGACCGCGCCGACCGCAACAAGGTGGCCGAATCCATCAAGATCGAAGGTCTGGACGACCCAAAGCTGGCCGAAAACATCCCCGCCCATCTATTGGAGCAGCTGCGCGAAGAGGTCGAAATGGCCCGCGAACTGCTGCCCACGCTTGACCCTCAATCGGTCCTCGAAGGGCATATGACACCCATCTGGTTCGGCTCGGCCATCAACTCTTTCGGCGTGAAGGAACTGATGGATGGCATCGGCAACTACGGGCCAGAGCCGCAACCGCAAAGCGCCTCGCCCCGGCAAATCTCGCCCGAGGAAAAGAAGGTCTCGGGCTTTGTCTTCAAGGTGCAGGCCAACATGGACCCCAAGCACCGCGACAGGGTGGCCTTTGTCCGCATGGCCTCGGGCCATTTCAAACGCGGCATGAAACTCACCCATGTGCGCACCAAGAAACCCATGGCGGTCTCGAACCCCGTTCTGTTCCTCGCCTCCGACCGGGAACTGGCCGAGGAGGCCTGGGCCGGCGACATCATCGGCATCCCGAACCACGGGCAATTGCGCATCGGCGATACCCTGACCGAGGGCGAGGCCCTGCGCGTCTCGGGCATCCCCTCCTTCGCGCCGGAGCTGCTGCAAACCTGCCGCGCGGGCGATCCGATGAAGGCCAAGCACCTTGAAAAGGCCCTCATGCAATTCGCCGAGGAAGGCGCCGCCAAGGTTTTCAAACCCGCTTTCGGTTCGGGCTTTATCGTCGGCGTTGTCGGCGCGTTGCAATTCGAGGTTCTGGCCAGCCGGATCGAGATGGAATACGGCCTGCCCGTGCGGTTCGAACCCTCGCAATTCACCTCGGCCCGCTGGGTCAATGGTGACAAGCTCGCCGTCGACAAGTTCATCGAAGCCAACAAGCAACACATCAGTCACGACCATGATGGCGATGTCGTTTACCTTACCCGCCTGCAATGGGATATTGACCGGGTCGAGCGGGATTACCCGGACATCACCCTGACGGCGACCAAGGAAATGATGGTGTAA
- a CDS encoding GNAT family N-acetyltransferase — MTSEPRFRVKLANSDEELRAAQALRYRVFVEELGGDGPLVDHDRGLERDAFDPFFDHLLLLDDAKNGSVVGVYRLLRDDQAARTGQFYSEDEYDLTVLKSSGRRLMELGRSCLDAEYRGGAAMFHLWQGLARYVSDHDIEILFGVASFHGTNPRDLAQPLSMLHHNHLAPEGLRVTAQAASFQDMNLIPKDKLKRPAAMRQVPALIKAYLRLGGYVGEGAFVDHAFNTTDVCLVMDTQRMNEKQKVIYSKGVTA; from the coding sequence ATGACATCTGAGCCGAGGTTCCGGGTAAAACTGGCGAACTCCGATGAAGAGCTGCGTGCAGCGCAGGCCTTGCGGTATCGAGTCTTTGTCGAGGAGCTCGGCGGGGATGGTCCCTTGGTGGATCACGACAGGGGATTGGAGCGAGATGCCTTCGATCCATTCTTTGACCATTTGCTTTTGCTGGACGACGCGAAAAATGGTTCCGTTGTCGGGGTTTACCGTCTGTTGCGAGATGATCAGGCGGCCCGTACCGGGCAATTCTACTCCGAGGATGAATATGATCTGACGGTGCTCAAATCATCGGGGCGTCGGTTGATGGAGCTTGGGCGGTCCTGTCTTGATGCGGAGTATCGCGGGGGGGCGGCCATGTTCCATTTGTGGCAAGGGCTGGCGCGCTATGTCTCTGATCATGATATAGAAATCCTGTTCGGAGTGGCCAGCTTTCATGGTACGAACCCGCGCGACCTCGCGCAGCCGCTCTCGATGCTGCATCACAATCACCTCGCCCCCGAGGGATTGAGGGTGACGGCACAAGCAGCATCGTTTCAAGATATGAACTTGATTCCAAAAGATAAATTAAAACGTCCCGCCGCAATGAGGCAGGTTCCCGCCTTGATCAAAGCCTACCTTCGGCTTGGGGGCTATGTGGGCGAAGGCGCCTTTGTGGATCATGCCTTCAACACCACCGATGTCTGCCTTGTCATGGATACGCAGCGTATGAATGAAAAGCAAAAAGTCATTTATTCCAAGGGCGTTACAGCATGA
- the rpmA gene encoding 50S ribosomal protein L27: MAHKKAGGSSRNGRDSAGRRLGVKKYGGQSVIPGNIIARQRGNKFWPGEGVGQGKDHTLFAVVEGNVKFHKGIKGRTFVSVLPVAEAAE; the protein is encoded by the coding sequence ATGGCACACAAGAAAGCAGGCGGTTCATCCCGTAACGGTCGCGACTCTGCCGGTCGTCGCCTTGGCGTCAAGAAATACGGTGGTCAGTCGGTCATTCCCGGCAACATCATCGCACGTCAACGTGGCAACAAGTTCTGGCCGGGCGAAGGTGTTGGTCAAGGCAAAGACCACACGCTTTTTGCCGTTGTCGAAGGGAACGTGAAGTTCCACAAGGGCATCAAAGGCCGCACCTTTGTATCGGTTCTGCCAGTGGCGGAGGCCGCCGAGTAA
- a CDS encoding DUF3553 domain-containing protein: MNSILEPGMLVRHPTQPDWGTGQVQSNIAGKITVNFPDHGKVVFDGARVELVPVFSDS; this comes from the coding sequence ATGAACTCGATACTCGAGCCCGGAATGCTGGTGCGACACCCGACACAACCCGACTGGGGCACGGGCCAGGTACAATCCAACATTGCGGGCAAAATCACCGTGAACTTTCCCGATCATGGAAAGGTGGTGTTTGACGGAGCCCGAGTTGAGCTTGTTCCGGTCTTTAGTGACTCATGA